In the genome of Ctenopharyngodon idella isolate HZGC_01 chromosome 16, HZGC01, whole genome shotgun sequence, the window AGAGGACACACCAATCATCTGCATGACGCTTCCACTCCTGCAGCTTTTGGCTTTCCAGCATCACATCATCTGTACAGGATGTTTACAGTTCATCAGAAAATATTTGTAATGGTATAACGaacaaatattcaaaaaagGAACCAAAAATCATATagtgaaatttattttttttaaaaacacaagaattattcattaaaataatatgtgtTTGACACAAATAGCAAGAGaaagataaatatttataatgcagTCAGTTATTTCAGTCAGATTACATATGATTATTTACAGGACTTTACCTAATGTAGAAATGCGCCATTTGTCTGGACCATAGACCAGGAACCAGTCGTCAAACTCAGATCGAACTGGTTGCTTTAGAATATCAAGAATTTCATCATTttctgcaaacaaacaaacatttaaagtcaaaaatttgtgttcataaataaataatctaaaaaacctttaaaaaaaaaaaactaaagaaaaagaaacaaatatacTAAATTAGCTACATATCTAATCAAACAAACTACAACTAAaactaagaaaataaataaatggttgcCTTTTCTCTTGATGATATAACGTGTAAATCGTGGAGGAGCTCGCGTGATGTTGCCACTGGCCTCCAGACACTCAGACTGAGTGCGTCCATGGTAGCGGAACCTTGAACCCAAGGTCAGGAGCCGTTGTGCCTTTGTGTCTTGAAGTCTGTTcctgaaaaacacattcagagttATGGTCGTATTTCTTGAAACTTCTCAAAGAGTTTCAAAAAAGCATGTTTTCACTTCGAATAGTCGTTTCAaagaatgtatttatatttgacTGGAGCGCCCCCTTGTGTTTCTTGTGGTCATATggacacaaaaaaaattctaaaccTTGTTATATGTACATACTGACTGTGTTAGCCTTGGTTACgtaatacacatacatacatggaCTTACCTGAAGAAACTATGATGCTCCACAGAGCATTTCCACAGTTGTTTGCAGGCTCGGTAGTTGGCCAAACTAAAGCTGATGACACCATCAGGCTCATCCTGGTCAAATGGAAAAAGTTAATCACATCAGCTTGTTTGTCACTTCTCCAAAATAGCAAGAGCCATGCataatccaaaaataaaataaatgggtTATGAAGAATAAAGCTAGTGTACATGGAATACCTCAAAAGGACGCATCTTGAGAAGAAAGGTGCTGCGTTTGTGGGAGATTTTATTAACTCTGGGCCAGtggaaaacatttgtttttatctcATCTTCATAAACTATCAGTCCCTCAGAGCACACACCGAGCATCACATCTGCACCACTGACATCCTATCAACAAATcaaacattataataaataatgtgcaCTGTTTATGCCCTGTTAAgtggatagttcatccaaaaatgaaacttctgttaTCATTCACTCAACTTCAATGTTGTTTCAAgccgtatgactttctttcttctgtggaacgcaaaagaatattttgaagaatgcttttGTTCATAAAATGAATGTCAATAGGGtgcaaaacaacactggactggattgactttcattgtatggacaaagaAAACagtgacattcttcaaaatatcttcttttgtgttccgcagaagaCAGAAAACTGTACATGTTTGGAAAAAGAGACTAAATGATAgcataaatgtcatttttgaggTGAACTGCTCCTTTAATACAttccaaatattttcataatggTTAAGCACATGTTAAGTTCACTAATTAAAATTACTTTGGCAGGATGCAGGTCCACTCCATACATGGGGAGCCCCATGGCGTTCTCAAGGAAAAGCATATCTGCCTGGGCAGGACTCATAAATCTGTGTAATACATAAAGAAATTATACaatatgtgtttttgtgtataaGTAAGTGTACATATGTGTGATTGTTGGTACAGGATACCTGTATGTGGAATGCAGTTCCATCACTCTCTCCTCCAGCTCTTCACTCTGATTGGGTGCAAGAACAATTTTACTGACATAGTTGTTCTTGTGGAGATTTGGGTCGTAATCACCAAGTGTTGACTGAACTGTGTATGAACCCAACAGAGCCAAGATGTCTGATGGACAGGGCAGTCGGTCAATCAGAATATCTTTCCTCAGCTGAAGACACAGGAGATATCTGAAAGAATTACAGAATTAAACAACTATAGATACAACTCAAGAGTTCGATGTGTACGTTTAGCATGTTTGTATTTGTCTCTTGTTGTACCTAGTGATGTCCTCAGCCAGAATTGAGGGATCAGGTGGGTAAAACTTGACACTGAAAAAGAATTCAGCTACTGGACCTGAAACCAAACAAACAGAGAACAAATGTAGAGCTGAAAATCTGTGAATCTTCACCGTCCACTAAACAATGTATATCTGAAAATCACATACTTCTTATCTGTTTCCGGATCTCTTTAGCACAGTCCAGCCATACCTGAATCAATAAACACAgaataatacttaaaataataataataattagagtTTTTATTTGTCAAATATTGAATATAGTATCTCTATATGCCAGTGtgatataaaatgaaataaatacccTGGTACTAGGAGAATCCCACATGACCAGACCATAATATTCCCTCTCCAGCAGGTCAAGGTGTTCACAAACTTTACTGAAGAGATCCTGTCCCACTGCATTTctctgtgcaaaaaaaaaaaaaattagagttttaattttaatatctaTATTATCTTTTTAAtctcttttaattttttacagtagCAATATCTgaacatctttaaaacaagataaatttagATAATAATACTTGATTTCAGACAATATaactgaattatttttttagttatttttaatatattttttcttcttgtaaGCACTTCATtaattacaaaagattttcacttaaaacaaaacaaatataagtGATTTTTAAGTGATatagtgaattttttttttttttttttttttttttgcaatgtgaAAGAAAGGACAGAGAGAAGGTCTTTGTTGAGATACCTCCAGCTCCCACACAAAGTGGGTGTCGTCCAGGAAATTCACTCGACACTGCAACATGTCTCTGagttttctcttcttttctgtTTATTCCTCTGATGGTGGAGTTCAGGCGGTCTTTTTCCCCACTTTAGATATCAGGCAATGAGCTGCAAAAGATGCAAAGTTTTACAATTCTCTTCAGAACTGCACTTCAGTTCACATTCATGTTCCTGTGGTTCTATAGCAGCACACGTCTGTATGAGGCATCATAAGAAGCCCTGCCCTCCTGCACTGTCCTGTTGAGTGATATTGGTACGAGTGTTTTAGAAAGATATGACACCCCCGCCCCCTTCGCCTATTCACAAACACATATAAATACATCAACATGCCTGTTTACAGGAATGAGTGAGGAGGTTAGTCATAAACATAAATTTATTCGTCCAACATGACTGGAGAAAGAGAAGACAATAAGGAATTACTACAGTATAAATggattatttatttgatatgaTGTTACCCGCTCTTTTCTGACTAAGATAAGCTGATAAGAATGGGTGGGGTAGCTAAGAATCTTCATGCAACTCTTCCCTCACGtagcattatatttatattacaaaatatgggcaaaatgactaaaaaaagaGAGTTACTTTTATCCAAACCCTATCTGTCCTATACTGTTAATGTGTCATATGGTATGCAGGGTTCAAACTGACCTTTTCAATAACCCATGggtttatatataatgttgtgGTTCATGAAAAATAATATCTGCAAGCctattacattaatattttatatgaaaattttgTAAGATTGAAAACATCCTAAGTAAAAGGGAATATTCACAGTATTACTTAGACTCTCACTCTTACTAACAATAGCAAACatcataaaatgcattttgagaTTTGTACTTCCGATTTTTAACTATAACTTAAATGAACTGTCTTAAAATTTCATATTGCCTAATAGAAATTAAACAAGTCTGtaggaaataaacatgaatgatcaGCCTACCTGTGCATGTGAGGTCTTCATTGGTCTTCTCAGCAACTTCCACCAGCAGTCTGTGGCAAGGGTGTAAGATCAATGCTATACCCATGACGTGAGTACTGAGATGTGAACAGTGCAGATGAAACCAGACCTAGTATCTAGTATCttaaaactgaaaacattttaaaataagtgtcCCCCCAGCTGACAACTGCTTTATTTTATAGCTCCAAAGTGAAGAGCTACAGCTTCCACTGATAAATATATTCCAACCACATGTTTACTGATATGAGGGACACTTGGGTCTAAATATTAGACTAAGCAAGCCTTTCCTTCCATCTATCCTTTCTCCCAACCTCTTCTCCAGTGTAGGGTCACAGGGATGCTGGAGTCTTTCTAAGCAAGCCTTTCTATTTAACATTATATCTTAGTGTAAGTGCAGtatgatattattatataaatgtgtgtctTGGGCAAATCAATCCCATAGCAGTCCTCTGTTATCTCTCTCAGCGCAGAGGAAAGCATGAGACTCAGATAGATTACACTGTACAGTAACTGTCATGCTTTTACACATGTACAGTCTAAAAGACATTTAAGACCAGTGGACTGCTGCATAAACTGCTAATCTTACAAGTTAATACTGgtcatgatttatttttaagccagttacataaaattaatttaaaattaactcAATTGTAGTTTTGAAAATCCCACATATGAGTGTCTGTTTCGAGGTTGAAAATGCTGTGTTTACCACAATATTGGAATAATTTTAAACACTTCTGACAATTTACCCAAAACATGCCCTTTCACAATAATTTGGACATCAGTCTTAGCTAATTTACATGAGTCTAGTGAAATCTGAGATTAACCAATGCGGGTATTCCTTTTTTTTGACTGGAAGACGTTAAACGGTtgagacataaaaaaaacacattcagtctGATAAGTGagataatttattgtttttgtttcatcaaatttagtttttttttttttttccaacaccAGCTGATATCAAATGTTGTACTGCATCTGTGAATAAACATACCTGACCCAATTAAAAGGCAAATAAAAAACGGAAACAGTTATCTTTAACtatatttatacaaaaaaaagagaaaatgctTAAAATTAAGTGATTGTTGTtcttgtgtcacatgatcataaATGCAACACTGTTTCTTACAAGTTCATATATCAGTGTAGCTGATTCAATGTTGGCTATTGTCATTCAACAGTAGCAAGGTTAATTGTAAGATTTAAAGTTGATTAAAAAAGCCTTTCTCTAATTAACAATCAATAGTGTTTTGCACCAATAAAGATGCCATTAACATTTTTGAAGGCTTGAAAAAGAATATCTCAATCCTGACATAGTAAATCCCACAAATATAACATGATGATGCAAGCTGAATTTAAGcataatataacagcatatTCTCCTTTAAAtttccatttctttcttttccattccatttaaaGGAGTTTTCCAAGTTTAGTACAAGTTACACTCAAACAACAGCATTTGTGACATAATGTTGATTGCCACAAAAACTAATTTCGATTCGTTGAAGGGAATGGGTCCAGTTTTTGgaggatttaaaagcagaaatgtgaagcttataattttataaGCGCAAATAAATTAATTCTACTTTTAAAACGtgtgtattatttgagctgtaaagctAATTAATCATCATTTTTGCAGTGGTTAAATAGGTTTTAGTGTTTATGGTGCTACATTGCCAGATTGACACAATTGTCAATTGCACAATTGGATATAACTTGGATATAAACAATATTTCCTACACTGAAATCATGTTAGGACATATTGTTAATGTCTTGCAGCAATACTATTGAAACAGTGAGTATTTtgaatgttaataaatatgttGTAAGATTCTTACTGTAATTCAaatttttcctttttcaaagaaaaaggAGAAACATGGTGAAATTCATTTCTGTGGTAATCATTaaaacattatgccacaaattcTGTTGCTTGGCTTAACTTGTACTGGATTCAAAATATTCCATAAATTCTGTTTAATTTGGTTCAATATAATTCAAACTGTATAGCAACTTTAGTGGAGGTTTAAGCATGAGCATGTTTACTTATTGTTTGTGTATGGTCATTTTAGCAGGCAAGATAGAGATGGGTGTGCTCTGGAGCCCTGGGCCAAAGATGGGGAAGAGCCTTTCATTGAACTTATCATTATACGTGCACAGGTGCTTGTTGTTGCCTGTATCCCAGAAGGACACCTCTCCCTTCTCCATATTGACCTTTACCCTGATGGTTTCGGGCCTTCTCTCTAGATTCAGCACAGTGCGTGGAGTGGTCAGAGCATTGTAGATCCCTTTACTCAGGCCAATGGTCCACACTCCTGCTTTTGTTGTCACTGTGAACTTCCTCTTCCGAACCACTGACTCCTTGCACACTCCCAAGATCCATTTGGGGTGGTCAGCCACACGAACCTCCCAACGGTGGCGCCCTGAGGAGAAACCTTCTGAACCAAGAACAAAAACACAGGGATCAAACCTCTCAGGGTTGTCTGGGAAAGACTGCCTCTCAGGACTCTCTTGCACACTGGAAAAATCAGGAGATATAGAGAGCCAAGGCGAGACTGTGTTGGGATCCAGGATTACAGGCACTGCAGACACAAGCATTTTAAGGTGACCCACAAAGTTGTCTGAGTTAATACTACATATATTTTAGACGAGGTGAAATGTGCACTCACAACATGTGATATGAGATTGCATATTTTCCCAGATTTTGTAACCCAAAGCTCCTACATGCAAGGCCATGTTAATAAGAGCTCCTTCAACCTTCCTTGGATCCTCACCAGTCCACTGGGTTCTGTGACAGACATCAAGAGACATTTACACTCTTACACACAACAGAGTTCATGTCACAATGAAATGCAATAGTAATCGTTTCTGAGTGGAATGGATTATCAAAAAACTTGGTTCTATTGGTTGTTCattggattttgagatgtgcATTGCATTTCTGCATACATCTGTCATTTTCACTGGAAGgtccagttatgacattttaattacattttgaggtgaaaaaaaagaagaaaaaaaaagaaaggaggaAACATATgcagatgaattgttcacaatagaTTTGCAGTCACGTTTGTCGAAatccagttattttaaaaaggaaTCCAAGAGATCAGGAATTTCACGAGTGCGAAAGAATTCCCTATGCACATTTCACAACAGGTTCAGCTGGTCAGGTGAATTGACTAACAGAAAGATGCTTGGTTTTTAAATGACTTCTTTGTGAGCTGTGCTTATACATCACTAAACTCATTAAAATAGACAGTGGgaattttgctaatgtgatcACACCTTAACCCTTGTAAGATATTCGTTTGGGATGTACATTGTACACTCAGGCTGTTGGGGTCTCCAGAGACCCCAgacaataaaatgtgattttgtaacaaaacaatttacttactttattaatgtttttactctacATTTGTGCAGTTTTGTGGGGTTTTATGGCATGTTtacaatttcaataaataaatgtataaatattttttaaatatttataaattttaaatatttataaataacaaccatttatgtaaaattcactttaaaaaagaCCCACATTTCTAACTTTTATTCATGGAGATAACGTGTACAATTTACCATGGTTTAGTCTTAAGATTTTTGCCATCTGTTGggaaataaaagttttaaacgTAAAAAAGGATCACTTTAACCAGTAGATAGCTGCTATTTAATATGCTATTTGACATCTTTTCAAGTTTTTCCAGTTGGATTCATATCTAcatattatgaaatcacaattactacaaattatgacaataaaaataactttttgttcaagtttagcatttttttgTACTGAAGTGTGTGCTAATTTGTATTGTCTCATCCTTTCatctctctccctttctctctctctctctctctctctctctctgtgtgtgtgtgtgtgtgtgtgtatgtgagcgCATTGTTCTCCATCTTGGATGTGTCTGGGTGTCACCACTTTATTTTTGTGGTGATTGTGCATTTTGGctgattttatttgacaaattatAGTCTCACTAATttattcctctctctctctctctctgtgtgtgtgtgagcatgatCATTTTGCATTGTGGATGTTATAAAGTGTTGCCACTTCATTTGTCTATGTGTGTTCTGCGTTGTTTCTGGTTTTGAGAATGGATTTTATCCATTTTCTAAGCAGGCTCACAGCCtgagtgtgactttttttctaacacttttttttgtagATCTAGAAAGTGTTGACAGTGTTACAAAGTCTCATGCGATTTGGATCaagggaacttttttttttttttaagcaaatgtCATTTGGGTTCAAAAAGACCCCGAATAATAAGTATAgttgatttaaatttttgggtgaactaaccttttaagatctttaacatgcatttagaaaatagggaGAAGTTTCATTTCATGCTAAGTTTAAAGCACATTAGATGGAAAAATGGCAAAAGAGCATCAGTGTGAGCAACTATGACATATCTATAGTGATATTAGGCAAGTAATTCATAGCACAACAGAACTATGaaatacatgcaaaaaaaaaatcgagaGGCACATACCGTCTTTTTAGCTTCTGGAAGTTCTGtggaagaaaatgtgaaaagtTAACTTAAAGagctgaatgaatgattcatgtATACATTAGTTATTAGTTATGTTACAGTGTGAGAAAATCCTGTATAAATGTAAGGGGTCAATGACCTGATGCTCATTTTTCATATCTTGTATAGTTACAGGGACAAATGTAAGGTTTTGCTATATGTTTTAAGGCCTTGCATGGCTTAGCCCTACAGTACATTGGTGATCTTCTCCTTCTGCTTCCATAATATTTACATCTAGGTTGAAGTTCATTggctttgatgttttttttagttttttttttagatttaggCTACTGTAAACATGCCTGattcagctaatcaaggtcttactaagcttactagaaacttccaggcagatgtgttgaggcaagttggagctaaactctgcaggacagtagaGAAGGTTTGGATATCacagttttattaatgttttattagtcTGTTCTTATTTAACTTATTGACTCTATTTTTCTTGATTGTACTGCACTTAAGGTACAGCAtttgttgctttataaataaacttaaacttgaatctattaatttattcaaaagtgCAATTCATTCATACATACAGTAACTGGAATGCACATCTAATGAGCATGTTTAAGTAAGtccaatcaaaatgtatgaatgcATATGTGTGTTCTGTTTACATTTGATAAACAGAGAGTAAGTTTTAATTATTATCAggtacatacaaaaaaaaacaacatcttACCTGAAGGAAAGTCAAATCCTCGGCTCCCATTTCCCTCTTTACTGATTGAATCAATTCTGCAAGAGCTGAAATATCACGAGTAATGATTTCAATCCTCTCATTCATAATCATCTTCTTCTCATTTTCTTCTCTATACAAAGCATTTATTCTAGATGTCTCCTCTTCATTTAAGACCTGATGAAGTCTCTCAATCTCCTGTTTGATTTGCACTTCTGCCTCTTTAGTCTGGCCCTG includes:
- the trim35-28 gene encoding tripartite motif containing 35-28, which translates into the protein MADCSDEDITDRPSLLESDLTCPVCKDIFREPVLLSCSHSFCKQCLEGSWKNQTKQQCPMCRKNCDGETPIPNRALNNTCVSYKKERNWRTGPSFDEVSCGLHQRPFQLFCIKDEEPVCVDCVTLHPGHELVPIDQGVPFCKDELNLKIKILETKQDSFKRMKKRYKDTISFIEGQTKEAEVQIKQEIERLHQVLNEEETSRINALYREENEKKMIMNERIEIITRDISALAELIQSVKREMGAEDLTFLQNFQKLKRRTQWTGEDPRKVEGALINMALHVGALGYKIWENMQSHITCLPVILDPNTVSPWLSISPDFSSVQESPERQSFPDNPERFDPCVFVLGSEGFSSGRHRWEVRVADHPKWILGVCKESVVRKRKFTVTTKAGVWTIGLSKGIYNALTTPRTVLNLERRPETIRVKVNMEKGEVSFWDTGNNKHLCTYNDKFNERLFPIFGPGLQSTPISILPAKMTIHKQ